From the Lathyrus oleraceus cultivar Zhongwan6 chromosome 3, CAAS_Psat_ZW6_1.0, whole genome shotgun sequence genome, the window GAAAATAAAACGGATAGGGAAATGACTTGAAATTACTAGGGAGTTGAGAGTGCATTTTGATGTATGTAATAAAGGCCTTTCCGATGTCTAGAATGCATAAAATAGTAACCATTGGATGCTACAAAGTATTTCAAGACCTATTATTATGATATTATTATGTGAGCAAAATGGAAGAGCTTGTTTCTTCTGCAAGTTCCATATTTCCATGATCAAATGAAACATTTTTTCTTATAGGCTTTGCTTGCATCTTGCCAAACTAAAGAGTATGAGTAGTTTTTCTTCTTTCAAATCAAATCATTATCAGAGTTGAGCAATGTTCAAGCTTGTAATTCAGGTTCTTTTAGTGTATATTTTGGAGCTACTGACACTCTGGAAAGAAGCATTTCATGTTTGTGACTGCTTGATAAATTGAGCATTAGTTTGTGCATTGTTAACAGGAGATGTTTTTTCTAATTACCAAAAATCTAAGTGAGTTGGACTATGGAGATTTACCAGAGCCAGAATACTTTTCAATTATCCATCAAAGAGAAACAACGATAAAATTTGTGTTGCTCATAATATTTATGAGATTGAGATATGAATAAAAGTTTGTGCTAAAATTTGAGTCAAATGTCAATCTTAATATAAGATAATCTCTcttatatttattatttattacATTTACATTTTTTTCTTATTCTGTTACATATAATTTTCAAAGTTCAATTCGGTATTAAGAaattaaaaaaactcaaaaagGAAACGGGAGTAATATACAATAAAAAAGATTTAAAATCTTTGACAATTAGTcaaaaaaatcttttttttatGTTATTTAACACTTAATATCAAAACTTTTGACTGGgaataatttatttttttaaataattgTTTGATATTTTTTTCATTTGAACTATCATTTTATTTGAAACAAACTTTTACACATTAGTCAAAATCTCTCCCCTATGTTGAACCAAATAGGGTTAAATTTATTGAATATAACAAGCAAGGTTTAATAAATTTTATTAGTGTGATGATTAACTCGACCCTCTCAAATCCCATGAAAAAAAAAATCCTCTTTTAGATAAATGTAATCTTTTGACCAATCTATTGCCGATTTGATGCTCATCGTAATATCATACATCTCAAATGATTTTCATTCTTGGAGTATTAATATTTCATACCCTAAATATCTAGATCTTTTAAATCCTGCTGTGGGTTTATCAATCTACTCATTCAAGTCCTTAATCTTCTTGGCAGATTGAATACATGATAGGTGAGTGCTGTACCGATTGAAAAATCAAGACAACTAACCAATAACTCTGATGTTCTATGTGTTGAAGAAGGGTTATTTATAATATTGGCTGTGACAATTTTGACATAGACCAACCCAAATGTAAAATACTAGTACAGCTATTTACTAGAGGGAGAAGTTAATCGATTTTCTTCTGAATCGTGCTTCGTCGAAGAATCCCCACCCATCAATTCCTGGAAGCCTTCCACTTTCACAGGTGGTGCTCTAATCATGCTGATGTTGTTCCTATAGGCAAATAATGAAACAACAGGTTCAATAAATATAACTTAAAAGCCACTCCGGCATTTGATTCAGATTTACTTACTGTGACTGCATTTGAGGAGTCTGTAGGGAGCTCATCTGTCTAAACTGAGTGTTAGATTGAGGATGGAAATTTGACATTGCAGCCAACTGCTGCTGCCTAAACTGCATTTGAGGATGTCTGGAATTGAAGGCATTACCATCACTTGGTAAATCTGATGAGTTTTCAATCTTCACTTGAACCAATGGTTTTTCCTTATTTACATCCATAGCAGGGCGGGGATTAGATTGGTGGTTTCTCATTCTCTCTAACTGCAGCTGCTGTTGTTGCTGAAAAGTCAGACTGTGGGAACTAATCATCTGCTGCATCTGTGGATGAATCTGTCTCTGCATCTGAACCTGCACGTCAACAAAATATTTAGTAACACAGCATCACATAATTCATAAATCAATAACCCCTATCTCCGTCTGTGCTATAAAAAAGAGAAGGGTGTTTTTTTTAGGGTGGAGAGCTTGCCACATTtttgcaatgcttaaatctaaTAGTAAAGTATATAATAGGAGGGTTAAACAAATAAATGAAACCATGTAGTATAAATTGGACAATGGCTAAACAGAAGAAAAAAGTCGCCAAGAGTATTGAGAGTGGATGTGAAGTGCAGTCTTATCCAAGGCACACCATGCAAATCAAGGCAGGTTGCAGGACCTTGGGTTACCGTCTCCCCTAATAACCAGACACATTGTATTAAAATAACAAGCGAGCCACAAAAATAATATTTTGATGGATGCTATAAATAATTTCTGGTGATTGGATAAAAACAATTATGATTATACTTGGGGCACAGTATAATTTTGTTTTGAAAAAGCATCAGGTACATCTAAGAAATATAAGAATTCTGTAGGCTCCCATTTTCATGTCCATATTTCACACCATTATCTTACAACATCAAACAAAGCAGAAAGAAGTAGATATAAGTACTTGCTGAGGTAGTCGAAGGGAATTCTGCTGTTGTGACTGTAACTGTGACTGAATTCCATGAGCATGTAGCTGGCTTTGTTGTACAATATTCTTGGAACCATCTTTGACCACATCCACTAATGGCGCATGATTACTGCAAGCAAGACGGAAAAATATTAAAATTGATCCATTGTATGATTAAGATATCCTGATTTGCGACATAAGATAACTTAATTTAAAAGCAGACTAGAAATCAGGGAAATACCGCCTACAAAATGAACGCATATTACATTCACGCAGCAAAAAGTTCACAGCAGCACTGCAATTTTTTGTCAGATATTTCTCTTCTTCCCTCTTCCCTCTTCCTTACAGGGGGTTTTACTTCTTAAATATTCAAGAACAAGAATAGAGTGGTACACTAGTTGCTTAATCAATacatgaaaataaaatataaattgTAATCTTTATGTTCATTACatgaaaataaaacataaattgTAGTCTTTGCtagtttgtttgtttgtttttgtttgtgtgtgtCTGTGTGCGCACGTGTGTGCTCATGCATACCACATATAATCAGTAGTAAATTACATTTTACTGAATTTTTAAAGATGAATTTGGCCCGGGCTAATATACATAAACAACAGAATAAGATTGGATATTCGTAATATTTTTTAAGATAACTTCAGAGCAAGTTATTTTTTTGGGGGTGGGGATGTTCATTTTTTTGAGATGATTTAATCCCCCTTTCATAATCATAGGAATTTCAATAAGAATTTCAAACATACCTGAAACCCACAGTTTTAAGGAGCATCTTTAGAAGTTCAATGGTAGAGCACTGCTTTTTATATCTATCGGTGAGTACTTTCAAATTAGTTCCTATTTTAAGAATACGTTTGCTCATCACTTCAGACAAGTATTCAATTGGACCTTCCATGGAAGCTTCAAATCCCGCACCCAACAAAATGCGAGCCACTACTTTCTGAGAGAGTTTCCCTGCTTCCTCATGACCAAGAACTCTTCCATTTTCCTCACAACCTAACTTCCCACAGTACAACCCTCCTCCATGTTCCCCATTCACGGACTCAGCCCTACTCCCAGGCCTCTCAGTCATAAGAGGATTCTGAATCATAGGCAGTGTATCAAGCACACTAATTATCCTCACTTTCTGGTTATTATAGTTCTCCATTCTTTCACTCACTGGAATTGCACTCTCAGGTACACAGTTCCATGCATACGTTATCTCTGGAAAAACAaactcatcatcatcaacaacTAAATTGCCACTGTTTGATTGATCCATAACCTGATGCTGTTCTTCCTTAAACACTACACGCCTCTTTTTACGGTTACGACTACACGTGATATAGGAAGCCATCTCAGATGGAGAGCGTTTAGTTGACAGTTCTCTGTCCCACATAACTAACTTCTTGTTAGCCTTACAATTCTCAATAACTTGATTATACCACGTTTCAGGCAACTCAGAATCAACATATCTGGATCCAACCTTCATTACAAAATAAAGAGCTCAACAT encodes:
- the LOC127128118 gene encoding uncharacterized protein LOC127128118, which codes for MSLLGEDGRGYELARSLESNGVWRKWLGDSHYTTFAQFLSSPSAWDSFMASDSSQSTLHIHLQLRVRALLFDKASSVSLSSKPSLSKLNPNFLRLHADDIYFTLDNINAPSSSNKVGSRYVDSELPETWYNQVIENCKANKKLVMWDRELSTKRSPSEMASYITCSRNRKKRRVVFKEEQHQVMDQSNSGNLVVDDDEFVFPEITYAWNCVPESAIPVSERMENYNNQKVRIISVLDTLPMIQNPLMTERPGSRAESVNGEHGGGLYCGKLGCEENGRVLGHEEAGKLSQKVVARILLGAGFEASMEGPIEYLSEVMSKRILKIGTNLKVLTDRYKKQCSTIELLKMLLKTVGFSNHAPLVDVVKDGSKNIVQQSQLHAHGIQSQLQSQQQNSLRLPQQVQMQRQIHPQMQQMISSHSLTFQQQQQLQLERMRNHQSNPRPAMDVNKEKPLVQVKIENSSDLPSDGNAFNSRHPQMQFRQQQLAAMSNFHPQSNTQFRQMSSLQTPQMQSQNNISMIRAPPVKVEGFQELMGGDSSTKHDSEENRLTSPSSK